A window from Posidoniimonas polymericola encodes these proteins:
- a CDS encoding LacI family DNA-binding transcriptional regulator, with protein MASIREVAKHAGVSIATVSRVVNGVESVAPKLRRDVLQAVEACGYKPAEQRRSASSIALIYAGPFTIGSPYDSACVDGIVSAMRESRYDLSVIDIRRDRAANESFKQVFARKGIAGAIVRCTIEDRPLVVEMAAEQLPIVVLGDHFEHPTIAFAYTESAQASREAIEHLVSLGHQRIAFVACHREDGDHADRFRAYCDVLTEHQLLNESLVYRVPPSRRDGGPVLRKLVGSADRPTAVYIADPLIAAGAINEAHHMGVRIPDDLSIVGFDDTDLRHLVYPSMSAVCQDSEELGRSAFQLLLGLIDGEGDAESSSTRQQAWLEVHGSTGPPPVNVDRVMPSGSRLPAR; from the coding sequence ATGGCCTCTATTAGGGAAGTCGCGAAGCACGCAGGCGTGTCGATTGCCACGGTTTCTCGCGTGGTGAACGGGGTGGAAAGCGTAGCGCCAAAACTCCGGCGCGACGTGCTGCAGGCCGTCGAGGCCTGCGGCTACAAGCCGGCCGAGCAGCGCCGCTCTGCGTCTAGTATCGCCCTGATTTATGCGGGGCCGTTCACTATTGGCTCTCCATACGACTCGGCGTGCGTTGACGGCATCGTCTCGGCGATGCGTGAGTCTCGCTACGATCTGTCGGTCATCGATATCCGCCGAGACCGCGCGGCGAACGAGTCGTTCAAGCAGGTCTTCGCGCGGAAGGGCATCGCGGGAGCCATCGTCCGCTGCACGATCGAGGACCGCCCACTGGTAGTCGAGATGGCGGCGGAGCAACTGCCGATCGTCGTCCTCGGAGACCACTTCGAGCACCCCACGATCGCGTTCGCCTACACGGAGTCCGCGCAGGCCAGCCGCGAAGCGATCGAGCATCTGGTCTCGCTCGGGCATCAACGGATCGCGTTTGTCGCCTGCCACCGCGAAGACGGCGACCACGCAGACCGGTTCCGCGCGTACTGCGATGTGCTCACGGAGCACCAGCTACTCAACGAGTCGCTGGTCTACCGCGTCCCACCGTCGCGGCGGGACGGCGGCCCCGTGCTGCGTAAGCTTGTCGGTAGCGCCGACCGACCAACTGCGGTGTACATCGCCGACCCGCTGATTGCCGCCGGGGCGATCAACGAGGCGCACCACATGGGGGTGAGAATCCCCGACGACCTCTCGATCGTAGGCTTCGACGACACCGACCTAAGGCACCTGGTCTACCCAAGCATGTCCGCCGTCTGCCAAGACTCAGAAGAGCTTGGCCGCTCGGCCTTTCAGCTCTTGCTGGGGCTGATCGACGGCGAGGGGGACGCGGAAAGCAGCTCCACCCGCCAGCAAGCCTGGCTCGAGGTGCACGGCAGCACCGGCCCGCCCCCGGTCAATGTCGATCGCGTGATGCCGTCTGGATCTCGACTTCCTGCACGGTAG